The Vibrio ishigakensis genome has a window encoding:
- a CDS encoding helix-turn-helix transcriptional regulator — protein MPEISFEALLTQQVDALMSSKPAEFESTFRDVALQALQWFNLDRMTLFPNSMILLNDGKSISVSRQGIPELDKTKYVVGNYKGYLKLLRHKREIQTFNSDQLATSGVGPLEELYKDGGRWHGIIRLELFGQLWGALAFSRFSEGEHDLNQEEVRRLKLLCDTWLVYWQHSTITRSLRQTAEQQGDESEKLLRLSKKQCTVLALLAQGLTAKQCAEKLFLSPRTIESHKYRMLDLLDLENHTELVQFALRNGLGIEAS, from the coding sequence ATGCCTGAAATTTCCTTCGAAGCCCTATTAACCCAACAGGTTGACGCGCTTATGTCGAGTAAACCTGCTGAGTTTGAATCTACCTTTAGAGATGTCGCTTTACAGGCGTTGCAGTGGTTTAACCTTGATAGGATGACTCTGTTTCCTAACTCGATGATTTTGCTCAACGACGGTAAATCAATATCTGTATCTAGGCAGGGGATACCGGAGCTGGATAAGACAAAATATGTGGTCGGAAACTACAAAGGCTATCTCAAGCTACTGCGCCATAAGAGGGAGATCCAGACCTTTAACTCTGATCAATTAGCTACTTCAGGTGTGGGGCCTCTTGAGGAGCTATACAAGGATGGCGGCCGCTGGCATGGCATAATCCGTCTCGAGCTTTTCGGGCAGCTATGGGGTGCGCTGGCTTTTTCTCGATTCTCCGAAGGCGAGCATGACCTTAATCAAGAAGAGGTCAGGCGCTTAAAACTTCTTTGCGATACTTGGCTGGTTTATTGGCAACATTCCACTATCACACGTAGCCTTCGTCAGACGGCTGAGCAACAGGGTGATGAGAGTGAAAAACTGCTTAGACTCAGCAAGAAGCAGTGCACCGTATTAGCACTCTTAGCTCAGGGACTGACCGCGAAACAGTGCGCAGAGAAACTCTTCTTAAGCCCGCGAACCATAGAGTCCCACAAGTACCGAATGTTGGATCTTCTGGATCTTGAGAACCACACAGAGCTGGTTCAGTTTGCCCTTCGTAACGGGCTTGGAATAGAGGCTAGTTAA
- a CDS encoding DeoR/GlpR family DNA-binding transcription regulator, translating into MNSRQNEIVQIVNDRKRVQVTELSEIIGVSGVTIRQDLNFLEQQGYLKRVHGAATALQNDDIDHRLEVRFDIKQTLANKAADLVDPNETVLIEGGSANALLARTLAERGDVTIITPSAYIAHLIRNTSANIILLGGVYQHQGESLVGPLTKLCIENIHFSTAFLGVDGFHQDTGFTSRDMMRADIAEMILAKKRRNIVLTDSSKFGQIYPSTIGSISQISLLLTDESAPKEDLDFLESQGVEVQLG; encoded by the coding sequence ATGAACTCAAGACAAAACGAAATCGTGCAGATAGTGAATGATAGAAAGCGCGTTCAGGTGACCGAACTGTCTGAGATTATCGGGGTGTCTGGAGTGACTATCCGTCAGGATCTGAACTTCCTTGAACAGCAGGGCTATCTAAAGCGGGTGCATGGCGCGGCTACTGCGCTGCAAAACGACGATATCGATCATCGCTTAGAGGTGCGCTTCGATATCAAGCAGACACTTGCCAATAAGGCGGCAGACCTAGTCGATCCAAATGAGACAGTGCTTATTGAGGGTGGCAGTGCCAACGCGCTATTGGCTCGCACCCTTGCCGAGCGCGGTGACGTTACCATTATCACGCCTTCGGCTTACATAGCTCACCTGATCCGTAATACCTCAGCCAACATCATCTTGCTTGGAGGTGTGTACCAGCACCAGGGTGAGAGCCTAGTTGGCCCACTAACTAAGCTGTGTATCGAGAACATCCATTTCAGCACAGCATTTTTAGGCGTAGACGGCTTTCATCAGGATACTGGGTTTACCAGTCGGGACATGATGCGTGCAGATATTGCCGAGATGATTCTAGCTAAGAAGCGTCGCAATATAGTGCTCACTGACTCCAGTAAATTTGGGCAAATCTATCCCTCTACCATTGGCTCTATTAGCCAGATCTCACTGCTACTTACCGATGAATCGGCTCCGAAAGAAGACCTTGATTTCCTTGAGTCACAAGGGGTTGAGGTTCAACTAGGCTAG
- a CDS encoding LysR family transcriptional regulator has translation MLKELVLFKHVYEGDNFRESAKKAGTSIASLSRAIAGLERDCGKKLFLKDGTSTIPTNEARSLYYSVVDCLNSINHEYEVFRNHTPQITLLKPLQVHSELFVQLLHDEEIMGSQFSFKERNNYPSRNKAYADLLIGEIDLFIDKKPIQDRRYQCHKIAVCDLVFIYSKQFHQQTLDIAVERLIKLKWLDDYSEKFVANANSGEYLIDSLASFYEIIKNSKYVGIAPKQTANQLNSNHYWHSEPMGQLELYLIAANRNLVNKPAVQQLLDKIRNSELILR, from the coding sequence GTGCTCAAGGAACTGGTGCTTTTTAAACACGTTTATGAGGGAGATAACTTTAGGGAATCAGCCAAAAAGGCCGGAACCTCGATAGCTTCTCTCTCACGTGCTATTGCAGGGCTTGAGCGAGACTGCGGCAAGAAGCTATTTCTTAAAGATGGCACCAGCACCATACCCACCAATGAAGCCCGCTCTCTCTACTACAGCGTTGTTGATTGCCTCAATTCAATTAACCATGAGTACGAGGTTTTTCGTAACCACACACCTCAGATCACCTTGTTAAAACCACTGCAAGTTCATAGCGAGTTATTTGTTCAACTGCTGCATGACGAAGAAATCATGGGCAGCCAGTTTTCGTTTAAAGAAAGGAACAATTACCCCTCTAGAAACAAGGCCTATGCTGATCTCTTGATTGGAGAGATAGACCTGTTTATCGATAAGAAACCGATACAGGATAGGCGCTATCAGTGCCACAAGATTGCGGTCTGTGACCTAGTATTTATCTACTCCAAGCAGTTTCACCAACAAACCTTAGATATCGCTGTCGAGCGACTCATCAAGCTTAAGTGGCTAGACGATTACAGCGAGAAGTTTGTTGCCAATGCAAACAGCGGTGAATACCTGATTGATAGCCTTGCTTCTTTCTACGAGATCATCAAAAACTCCAAATACGTGGGCATTGCGCCAAAACAGACTGCAAACCAGCTAAATTCAAATCATTATTGGCATTCAGAGCCTATGGGGCAGTTGGAGTTGTATTTGATTGCTGCTAACCGAAACCTAGTCAACAAGCCTGCTGTACAACAGCTTCTTGATAAGATCAGAAATTCTGAGTTGATTCTGCGCTAG
- a CDS encoding zinc-binding dehydrogenase yields the protein MLDIKLRDFSKPVELIQSDIPTPKKDSVVVQLEATPLLSYTRDYLQGNLPYAYPPMPFTPGTNAIGVIHEVGEGVVSLKKGQRVVVDCNWEKSEGVANPERVLIGLTGISANSQPMLEEFPNGTWREYGDFPAQVIMPIEGVDDIPSTQLVTLARFIVPFGGLRRMNLRAGETVVINGASGYFGSAAAMGALAMGANVIMLGRNAEKLQKIADSIAPNSKRVSVVGLSDDLEADVAKVRALSSNGVHKALDMIGQSNSAHSTMVALNSLNPNGQLVLMGSMLTPLPVDYNKLLLNNWEIKGNFMYTRDDYLALVDMVKAGLIDLNKVEVTSFGLDEIEQGIESAKSNPMLSNTVLKLG from the coding sequence ATGTTAGACATTAAACTGCGCGACTTTTCAAAGCCTGTTGAGTTAATCCAAAGTGACATTCCTACGCCTAAAAAAGACAGCGTAGTAGTACAACTCGAGGCAACGCCGCTACTAAGCTATACCCGTGATTACCTGCAGGGCAACCTACCTTACGCCTACCCACCAATGCCGTTTACCCCAGGCACTAACGCCATCGGTGTTATCCATGAAGTGGGTGAAGGTGTGGTTAGCTTGAAGAAAGGTCAGCGCGTAGTAGTTGATTGCAACTGGGAAAAATCCGAAGGTGTGGCAAACCCTGAGCGCGTGCTTATCGGCCTAACCGGTATCAGCGCCAATAGCCAACCGATGCTGGAAGAGTTCCCTAATGGTACTTGGCGTGAGTACGGCGATTTTCCTGCTCAGGTGATCATGCCTATTGAAGGTGTCGACGATATTCCTTCGACACAACTGGTCACCCTAGCAAGATTTATCGTACCTTTTGGTGGTCTGCGCCGCATGAACCTTAGAGCGGGTGAGACTGTGGTTATTAACGGAGCGTCTGGCTACTTTGGTTCTGCCGCCGCTATGGGTGCTCTGGCTATGGGGGCAAACGTAATCATGCTAGGCCGAAATGCAGAAAAACTGCAGAAGATTGCCGATAGCATAGCGCCAAATAGCAAGCGTGTTTCGGTAGTTGGGCTAAGTGATGATCTTGAGGCTGACGTTGCCAAGGTTCGCGCTTTAAGTAGTAATGGCGTGCACAAAGCACTGGATATGATTGGCCAGTCAAACAGTGCTCACAGCACTATGGTTGCTCTTAACTCACTGAATCCAAATGGACAGTTGGTACTCATGGGTAGCATGCTGACACCGCTTCCTGTGGACTACAACAAGTTGCTTCTGAACAACTGGGAGATCAAGGGTAACTTCATGTACACCCGAGATGATTACCTTGCTCTGGTTGATATGGTTAAGGCTGGATTAATTGACCTGAATAAGGTTGAAGTGACTAGTTTTGGTCTTGATGAGATTGAACAGGGTATTGAGTCGGCTAAGAGTAACCCTATGCTGAGTAATACTGTGTTGAAGTTGGGATGA
- a CDS encoding LysR family transcriptional regulator, which yields MIPSQLPIFLKVVEQGSFSAASRQCGISPAAVSKAISQLEKKMQQRLFHRSTHSLTLTQEGKVLYDKTAHLMAELEESIEASIDATQSVAGEIKINLPDHMGQTLIYPRLLEFLKRYPDVQLDLHFNDQVQDLIENGFDLGIGNFINQDSRLIARSYMDVQLVYVASPDYLEGKPLPKTPEELKGLNCISYCSPSTGRLIPWRFVVDGKEQLLMPEGNLKVNSPGAAFRGALEGAGVACVPKNYINDEQASQLVVLLEEYSPPTFTVWLYFASRSYLPARVRFLIDFLLEESA from the coding sequence ATGATTCCAAGTCAATTGCCTATCTTCCTGAAAGTGGTAGAGCAGGGGAGCTTCTCAGCGGCCTCGCGTCAGTGCGGTATTTCTCCCGCTGCGGTCAGTAAGGCCATCTCTCAGCTTGAAAAGAAGATGCAGCAGCGCCTGTTTCATCGTTCAACCCACTCATTGACCCTGACTCAAGAGGGAAAAGTGCTGTATGACAAGACGGCACACCTGATGGCGGAGTTAGAAGAAAGCATTGAGGCGAGTATTGATGCTACCCAAAGCGTGGCAGGGGAGATCAAGATTAATCTTCCCGATCATATGGGTCAGACGCTGATCTACCCAAGGCTACTGGAATTTTTAAAGCGCTATCCAGATGTTCAGTTGGATCTCCACTTCAATGACCAAGTCCAAGACTTGATAGAAAACGGTTTTGACCTTGGGATAGGGAACTTCATCAATCAAGACAGCCGCTTGATTGCTCGTTCCTACATGGATGTACAGTTGGTGTATGTGGCGTCCCCAGACTATTTAGAAGGTAAACCACTGCCAAAAACACCAGAAGAACTCAAAGGCTTGAACTGCATAAGTTACTGCTCACCAAGTACGGGGCGATTGATTCCTTGGCGTTTTGTCGTGGATGGCAAAGAGCAGCTCTTGATGCCAGAGGGGAATCTCAAGGTAAATAGCCCAGGTGCAGCTTTTCGGGGAGCACTAGAGGGAGCAGGGGTCGCTTGTGTACCAAAGAATTACATCAATGATGAACAGGCATCACAGCTGGTGGTGTTGCTGGAAGAGTATTCGCCTCCAACCTTCACAGTTTGGCTCTATTTCGCTTCTCGCTCTTATCTTCCAGCCCGGGTACGTTTTCTGATTGATTTTTTATTGGAAGAGTCTGCTTAA
- a CDS encoding nitroreductase family protein, whose protein sequence is MRNFTGESVKEQDLQLILKAAQQAPTSINAQQVSLVITRNKENIQKIAEIAGGQPQVASADVFITIVIDYHRTAVATELAGKEQVIHRSAEGIVVGAGDAGIMLNALQTAANSLGYGSTAIGGIRNNPQQMIDLLGLPEKTYPIVGITLGVADDSQGAQIKPRVPLESFAMYEKYDQATVDKGVEQYDQQLREWWDAQQLNNMRSYAEETAAFYQNVYFPEVAKTMQQQGFQFGDE, encoded by the coding sequence GTGCGTAACTTTACTGGCGAATCAGTAAAAGAGCAGGACCTACAACTTATCTTAAAAGCCGCTCAGCAAGCGCCGACTTCAATCAATGCGCAGCAGGTGAGCTTAGTCATCACCCGTAACAAAGAGAACATTCAAAAGATTGCTGAAATCGCAGGTGGCCAACCTCAAGTAGCCAGTGCCGATGTATTTATCACTATCGTTATCGACTACCACCGCACCGCTGTGGCAACCGAACTTGCTGGCAAAGAGCAGGTAATCCATCGCTCTGCAGAGGGCATAGTAGTGGGTGCAGGTGATGCAGGCATCATGCTCAACGCACTGCAAACTGCGGCGAATAGCCTAGGCTATGGCTCAACCGCTATCGGTGGTATTCGTAATAACCCTCAACAGATGATCGACCTACTTGGTCTTCCAGAGAAAACCTATCCTATCGTGGGTATCACCCTAGGTGTGGCCGACGATAGCCAAGGCGCTCAAATCAAACCACGCGTACCACTAGAGAGCTTCGCTATGTACGAAAAATACGACCAAGCGACGGTAGATAAAGGCGTTGAACAATACGACCAACAACTTCGTGAATGGTGGGATGCTCAGCAGCTAAACAACATGCGTAGCTATGCAGAAGAAACTGCAGCCTTCTATCAAAACGTATACTTCCCAGAGGTTGCAAAAACCATGCAACAGCAGGGTTTCCAATTCGGTGACGAGTAA
- a CDS encoding formate C-acetyltransferase/glycerol dehydratase family glycyl radical enzyme gives MDLNFLPERIKAHKSALVNIVTPPVCTERAEAYTRAYQANEDKPVIVQRALALQEHLRTRTIWIKHDELIVGNQASKVRAAPIFPEYTVRWIEAEIDDLADRPGAGFAVTELDKENIHAITPYWRGKTVQDRCYGLFTDEQQEILASTIIKAEGNMTSGDAHLAVDNEKVLKLGMNGLIEEVRQHRANNDVSTFDGLKKEQFYKSVEIVLFAIQEHMVSYADLAERMAQDEDRLQRKSELMSIAENCRHVAYEAPQNFWQALQLSYFVQLMLQIESNGHSVSFGRMDQFLNDFYVRDINEDKIEHGFALELLQSCWLKLLEVNKIRSGAHSKASAGSPLYQNVCIGGQKLNDKGEAEDAVNPLSWAILESCGQLRSTQPNLSVRYHENLNQEFLMGCIEVIKCGFGMPAFNNDEIVIPEFIKLGVEREDAYNYASIGCIETAVPGKWGYRCTGMSFINFARILLAALNEGVDATTGKAFLPHDKSLANGSFGNFDEIMASWAEQIRYYTRKSIEIDTVVDSVLEQQAHDIFCSSLVDDCLSRGKTVKEGGAKYDWVSGLQVGIANLGNSLAAIKHLVFDDAQITQPELAKALAEDFDGIENEQLRQRLINFAPKFGNDDDAVDNLLAEAYQVYIEELDQFVNTRHGRGPIGGGYYAGTSSISANVPFGASTMATPDGRKATTPLAEGASPSSGSDRLGPTAVYNSVGKIQANKILGGVLLNQKLSPAAVESDGDKLKLSMLIRTFFNHHKGWHVQYNIVSRDTLLAAKKNPEQYRDLVVRVAGYSAFFTALSPDAQDDIIARTEHEL, from the coding sequence ATGGACTTAAATTTCCTACCTGAGCGCATCAAGGCGCATAAATCAGCTCTGGTAAACATAGTAACTCCGCCGGTATGTACTGAGCGTGCTGAGGCCTATACTCGTGCTTATCAAGCGAACGAGGACAAGCCTGTAATCGTGCAGCGTGCACTAGCGCTTCAAGAGCACCTTCGCACTCGTACCATCTGGATCAAGCATGATGAGCTTATCGTCGGCAACCAAGCGAGCAAGGTTCGCGCCGCGCCAATCTTCCCTGAATACACGGTGCGTTGGATTGAAGCTGAGATTGATGACCTAGCCGATCGTCCAGGCGCTGGCTTTGCGGTAACCGAGCTAGACAAAGAAAACATCCATGCCATCACTCCATACTGGAGAGGCAAGACGGTGCAAGACCGTTGCTATGGTCTGTTCACTGATGAACAGCAAGAGATCTTGGCTAGCACCATTATCAAGGCAGAAGGCAACATGACCTCGGGTGATGCGCACCTTGCCGTAGATAACGAGAAGGTCCTTAAGCTAGGTATGAACGGCCTGATTGAAGAGGTTCGTCAGCACAGAGCTAACAATGATGTTTCAACGTTCGATGGTTTGAAGAAAGAACAGTTCTATAAGTCGGTTGAAATTGTGCTTTTTGCTATTCAAGAGCACATGGTGAGCTACGCTGATCTAGCAGAGCGTATGGCGCAGGATGAAGATCGACTACAGCGCAAATCTGAGCTTATGTCGATTGCGGAGAACTGCCGTCATGTGGCTTACGAGGCTCCACAAAACTTCTGGCAAGCGCTACAGCTATCTTACTTTGTACAGCTGATGCTACAGATTGAATCTAATGGTCACTCTGTCTCTTTCGGTCGCATGGACCAGTTCTTAAATGACTTCTATGTTCGCGATATCAATGAAGACAAGATTGAGCACGGTTTTGCTCTTGAGCTTCTACAAAGCTGCTGGCTAAAGCTACTTGAGGTGAATAAGATCCGTTCGGGCGCACACTCCAAGGCATCCGCAGGTTCTCCGCTTTATCAGAACGTCTGTATTGGTGGCCAAAAACTGAATGACAAAGGTGAAGCTGAGGATGCAGTAAATCCGCTATCTTGGGCGATCCTTGAGTCTTGCGGACAGCTTCGTAGCACCCAGCCTAACCTGAGTGTTCGTTATCATGAGAACCTGAATCAAGAGTTCCTGATGGGTTGTATTGAGGTCATCAAATGTGGTTTCGGTATGCCTGCGTTTAACAACGATGAAATCGTAATTCCAGAGTTCATCAAGCTTGGCGTTGAGCGCGAAGACGCGTACAACTATGCCTCAATCGGCTGTATCGAGACAGCGGTTCCAGGTAAATGGGGCTATCGCTGTACTGGGATGAGCTTTATCAACTTCGCTCGTATCTTGCTAGCGGCGCTAAACGAAGGTGTGGATGCAACCACAGGTAAAGCCTTCTTGCCACACGACAAGTCACTAGCAAACGGCAGCTTTGGTAACTTTGATGAAATCATGGCCTCTTGGGCTGAACAGATTCGTTATTACACTCGAAAATCTATCGAGATTGATACCGTGGTCGACAGCGTGCTGGAACAGCAAGCGCACGATATCTTCTGCTCATCGCTGGTGGATGACTGCCTTTCTCGTGGTAAAACAGTGAAAGAGGGCGGAGCTAAGTATGACTGGGTGTCGGGGCTACAGGTAGGTATTGCCAACCTAGGCAACAGCTTGGCAGCAATCAAGCACTTGGTGTTTGATGATGCGCAAATCACTCAGCCTGAGCTTGCCAAAGCACTAGCGGAAGACTTTGATGGTATTGAGAACGAGCAACTTCGTCAGCGCCTAATTAACTTCGCGCCTAAGTTTGGTAATGATGACGATGCAGTAGATAACCTGCTAGCCGAGGCGTATCAGGTTTATATCGAAGAGCTGGATCAGTTTGTAAACACCCGTCATGGCCGAGGCCCTATCGGTGGCGGTTATTATGCAGGTACCTCAAGTATCTCAGCTAACGTGCCGTTCGGTGCATCCACAATGGCAACTCCGGATGGACGTAAAGCGACTACGCCACTGGCAGAAGGCGCTAGCCCATCATCAGGCTCAGACCGTTTAGGTCCAACGGCGGTGTATAACTCGGTAGGCAAGATCCAAGCGAATAAGATCCTCGGCGGCGTGCTTCTAAACCAGAAACTCAGCCCGGCAGCGGTTGAATCCGATGGCGATAAGCTGAAGCTATCTATGCTGATCCGCACCTTCTTCAACCACCATAAAGGCTGGCATGTGCAGTACAACATAGTCTCTCGCGATACCTTGTTGGCTGCGAAGAAGAACCCAGAGCAGTATCGTGATTTGGTAGTGCGTGTGGCGGGTTACTCTGCGTTCTTTACTGCCCTGTCACCGGATGCGCAGGATGACATTATTGCGCGTACTGAGCATGAGTTGTGA
- a CDS encoding DUF2798 domain-containing protein, translating into MMNAQTATMDLEVSKTPLVLKVLVVLAMMTLMGGTLTGVMTYFNLGYSDSFFKDWFGSFSTVAMTVMPMGFVLMVSLTKLAERLFSNVSEHARNLVIGVIIAGIMESGMAFATAMNNIGFDDKELFMDAWFNGLIGALPVALVLMITVNMTIKPKVEKFLKS; encoded by the coding sequence ATGATGAATGCACAAACTGCGACCATGGATCTTGAGGTAAGCAAAACTCCACTTGTTCTAAAGGTTCTGGTGGTGCTTGCAATGATGACCTTGATGGGAGGCACTCTAACGGGAGTGATGACTTACTTTAATCTCGGCTACAGCGACAGCTTTTTCAAAGATTGGTTTGGTTCTTTCTCCACAGTGGCTATGACGGTAATGCCAATGGGATTTGTGCTAATGGTGAGCTTGACTAAGCTAGCGGAGCGATTGTTTTCCAATGTGAGTGAACATGCTCGCAATCTTGTCATCGGCGTTATCATTGCAGGCATTATGGAGTCAGGAATGGCCTTTGCAACGGCTATGAACAATATCGGCTTCGACGACAAAGAGCTGTTTATGGATGCTTGGTTTAATGGTTTGATTGGAGCACTGCCTGTTGCCTTGGTACTAATGATTACCGTAAACATGACCATCAAGCCAAAGGTAGAGAAGTTCTTAAAAAGTTAA
- a CDS encoding patatin-like phospholipase family protein, which produces MSSKALVVEGGAMRGIFAAGVLDAFLEQEHNPFDFVMGVSAGASNMLGYLTGAHGRSYKVITELATSGEFFNPARFARGGNLMDVKWLSETSMQRYPLDFDRLFTSVPFFAAATNINTGEADYFRVSQDNLADVIEATTALPIAYKRTPCFSGGCYADGGVADSIPVKEAYRRGARDITVVLSEPLSYSMPKLKNNWFIKKLLKENSTIAEALQGRADRYNQSLDFIRNPPRDATIRVIAPPEGFPVRRLTRKRKLLDTGYQMGLDEGFAHVMNLRGIEHLSPEECPACYA; this is translated from the coding sequence ATGAGTAGTAAGGCTTTAGTCGTTGAAGGCGGTGCAATGCGTGGCATCTTTGCCGCCGGTGTTTTAGATGCATTCTTGGAGCAAGAACATAACCCTTTTGATTTTGTAATGGGCGTCTCTGCGGGTGCGTCGAATATGCTGGGTTACCTTACGGGCGCTCATGGGCGTAGCTATAAGGTGATTACTGAGCTTGCCACCTCAGGTGAGTTTTTCAATCCAGCTCGTTTTGCCAGAGGTGGAAACCTGATGGATGTGAAGTGGCTCAGTGAAACCTCGATGCAACGTTATCCTCTCGATTTTGACCGCTTGTTTACCTCTGTTCCTTTCTTTGCTGCCGCCACCAATATCAACACAGGTGAGGCGGACTACTTTCGAGTCTCGCAGGATAATCTTGCTGATGTTATCGAGGCAACCACAGCCTTGCCTATTGCATACAAACGAACCCCATGCTTTTCAGGCGGTTGCTACGCCGATGGTGGTGTTGCTGATTCTATCCCAGTGAAAGAGGCGTACCGCAGAGGGGCCCGTGATATCACGGTTGTTCTGTCAGAGCCTTTGAGCTACAGCATGCCAAAGCTAAAAAACAATTGGTTTATCAAGAAGTTGCTCAAGGAAAACTCAACCATAGCAGAGGCGCTTCAGGGTCGGGCCGATCGCTACAATCAGTCGCTAGACTTCATTCGTAATCCGCCAAGGGACGCCACTATTCGAGTTATCGCTCCGCCTGAAGGTTTTCCGGTGAGGCGCTTAACTCGTAAGCGCAAGCTGTTAGATACTGGCTATCAAATGGGGCTGGACGAAGGTTTTGCTCACGTGATGAATCTGCGAGGCATAGAGCACCTCTCGCCGGAAGAGTGCCCAGCTTGCTATGCCTGA
- a CDS encoding SDR family NAD(P)-dependent oxidoreductase, translating into MKPKNILVIGASSGIGYDLAVKLLKQQHNVYCGARRLDRLKPLEELGAKVFKVDVTKASSIQNIVNAMIVEVGSIDIVYSNAGYPIAGPVESESICNIQKQFDVNVYGAARVTQAVLPHMRARKQGRIVFTTSIAARASSSMNAWYSASKHALSGMAKALQQEVHDFNIKISTVEPGCVQTELPDIQLGDMLSSNRVAAYEATIKKSHTFLKTAYDKGSDTTSTVNTLIKAGFASNPKLVYQSTTDAKLMALTIRLFGEGVFGNLVTKIIAKAA; encoded by the coding sequence ATGAAACCCAAGAATATTTTGGTCATAGGTGCCTCATCTGGCATAGGTTATGACCTAGCAGTGAAGCTTCTGAAACAGCAACATAATGTCTATTGCGGAGCGAGGCGTTTAGACAGACTAAAGCCGCTGGAAGAGTTAGGTGCCAAGGTGTTTAAGGTTGATGTAACCAAGGCCAGTAGCATCCAAAACATAGTCAATGCCATGATTGTGGAGGTGGGAAGTATCGACATCGTCTACTCCAATGCAGGCTATCCAATTGCAGGGCCGGTAGAGTCCGAGAGTATCTGCAATATACAAAAGCAGTTCGATGTAAATGTATATGGCGCGGCGCGCGTTACCCAAGCCGTGCTACCACATATGCGCGCTCGAAAGCAGGGACGAATAGTATTTACTACCTCCATAGCTGCTCGTGCATCTTCCAGCATGAATGCTTGGTACTCCGCAAGTAAGCACGCACTTAGCGGTATGGCTAAAGCGCTTCAGCAAGAGGTGCACGACTTCAATATTAAGATATCGACCGTAGAGCCGGGTTGTGTGCAGACTGAACTGCCGGATATACAGCTAGGAGATATGCTGAGCAGCAACCGAGTCGCCGCATATGAAGCAACGATTAAGAAATCTCATACCTTCTTAAAGACCGCTTACGACAAGGGCTCAGATACCACATCTACAGTAAACACCCTTATCAAGGCAGGCTTCGCTAGCAACCCTAAACTGGTCTATCAGAGCACCACAGACGCTAAGCTGATGGCGCTAACCATTCGCCTATTCGGTGAAGGAGTCTTTGGCAATCTAGTCACTAAGATAATCGCAAAGGCTGCGTAA